One region of Microtus pennsylvanicus isolate mMicPen1 unplaced genomic scaffold, mMicPen1.hap1 Scaffold_87, whole genome shotgun sequence genomic DNA includes:
- the LOC142842437 gene encoding zinc finger protein 608-like → MRGGRGRGKRARSAAAAPGAEVSFTESRGLQSKNRGGANGKGRRGSLNASGRRTPPNCAAEDIKASPSSTNKRKNKPPMELDLNSSSEDSKPGKRVRTNSRSTPTTPQGKPETTFLDQGCSSPVLIDCPHPNCNKKYKHINGLRYHQAHAHLDPENKLEFEPDSEDKISDCEEALSNVALECSEPSTGVSSYDQVKAPASPGTGNPPGTPKGKRELMSNGPGSVIGSKTGKNSGKKKGLNSELSNLPVISNMAAALDGCAAADSSLAAEMPKLEAEGLIDKKGLGDKEKGKKANNCKVDKNLSKLKSARPIAPAPAPTPPQLIAIPTAAFTSTTTGTIPGLPSLTTTVVQATPKSPPLKPIQPKPTIMGEPITVNPALVSLKDKKKKEKRKLKDKEGKETGGPKIDAKLGKLEDAKVAGKDL, encoded by the coding sequence ATGCGAGGGGGCcggggcagagggaagagagcGAGGTCCGCCGCGGCCGCCCCTGGCGCCGAGGTCAGCTTCACGGAGTCCAGAGGGCTGCAGAGCAAGAACAGAGGGGGGGCCAATGGGAAAGGGAGGCGTGGCAGCCTCAACGCCAGTGGACGAAGGACCCCCCCAAACTGTGCTGCAGAGGACATCAAAGCCAGCCCTTCCTCCACCAACAAAAGGAAGAACAAGCCCCCGATGGAGCTGGATCTGAACTCCAGCTCCGAGGACAGTAAACCCGGGAAACGGGTCCGCACCAATTCCAGAAGCACCCCTACCACCCCTCAAGGGAAACCAGAGACGACATTTTTGGACCAAGGCTGTTCCTCTCCAGTGTTAATCGATTGCCCCCACCCAAACTGCAACAAAAAGTACAAGCACATAAATGGCCTTAGGTACCACCAGGCACATGCGCACCTGGACCCAGAGAACAAGCTGGAGTTCGAGCCTGATAGTGAGGACAAGATCTCGGACTGTGAGGAAGCCTTGAGTAATGTGGCCCTCGAGTGCAGTGAGCCAAGCACAGGTGTGTCATCATATGACCAGGTGAAGGCACCTGCATCACCCGGGACTGGGAACCCCCCTGGGACCcctaaaggaaagagagaactcaTGAGCAATGGCCCCGGTTCTGTCATAGGTTCAAAAACCGGGAAGAATTCTGGCAAGAAGAAGGGCCTTAACAGTGAACTGAGCAACCTTCCAGTCATCTCCAACATGGCAGCCGCCTTGGACGGCTGCGCAGCAGCAGACAGCAGCTTAGCTGCCGAAATGCCCAAACTGGAAGCTGAAGGACTGATTGACAAAAAAGGTTTGGGGGACAAAGAAAAGggcaaaaaagcaaacaattgcAAAGTGGACAAAAACCTCTCTAAACTGAAAAGTGCCCGGCCCATCGCCCCTGCCCCAGCCCCTACGCCCCCACAGCTGATTGCTATCCCCACCGCTGCCTTCACATCCACCACCACGGGGACCATACCTGGACTGCCCTCCCTCACGACCACTGTGGTCCAGGCTACACCAAAGAGCCCTCCATTGAAGCCTATTCAACCAAAGCCCACAATTATGGGGGAGCCCATCACCGTGAACCCAGCTCTGGTGTCGctcaaagacaaaaagaaaaaggagaagcgGAAGCTaaaggacaaagaaggaaaagagactgGGGGTCCCAAAATAGATGCTAAGCTGGGGAAGCTGGAAGATGCCAAGGTGGCTGGCAAGGATTTG